A genomic segment from Bacillus sp. B-jedd encodes:
- a CDS encoding Cof-type HAD-IIB family hydrolase, translating into MIYRLLALNIDGTLLDSAGKLHKSTKEAIRYVQHKGVHITLVTSRNFASAKKVARALKLKGLFVSHHGAYISTPTGNPEYIKRINEDVTYEIVRFLEGLQCQIRLVHEKFSLANKLHLNNNLLAKAIFTSGDPLSYSHQFTADLSDSLVDTPVSPPKIEAYFESEKELEDAKAAIKTMFHEVETVDNTGLKLDIVPAGVSKLSGLLYICDRLGVSPKEMVAIGDGLDDLPFIEAAGLGVAMGNAPFEVKRAADWVTRSENEHGVAYMVKEHFRRQHPIPFLQKMNILKK; encoded by the coding sequence ATGATTTACCGTTTGCTGGCATTAAATATAGACGGCACGCTTTTAGACAGCGCCGGAAAACTTCACAAATCAACAAAGGAAGCCATTCGGTATGTCCAGCACAAAGGAGTCCATATCACCCTCGTGACATCGCGCAATTTCGCATCGGCCAAAAAAGTCGCACGGGCTTTAAAACTAAAAGGACTTTTCGTCTCCCATCACGGGGCTTATATATCCACTCCTACCGGCAATCCGGAATATATTAAGAGAATCAATGAGGACGTCACTTATGAAATTGTCAGATTCCTTGAAGGGCTGCAGTGCCAAATTCGCCTTGTCCATGAGAAATTTTCACTCGCGAATAAACTGCACCTCAATAACAATCTCCTCGCAAAAGCCATTTTCACTTCAGGCGATCCGTTGTCCTATTCGCACCAGTTCACAGCTGATTTAAGTGATTCGCTCGTTGATACCCCAGTCTCCCCACCGAAAATTGAGGCGTATTTTGAGTCGGAAAAGGAACTGGAGGATGCAAAGGCGGCCATCAAGACGATGTTCCATGAAGTTGAGACAGTTGACAATACAGGACTTAAACTGGATATTGTGCCTGCGGGCGTATCGAAATTGTCAGGTCTTCTCTATATTTGTGACCGGCTTGGAGTGAGTCCGAAGGAAATGGTAGCAATCGGGGACGGGCTGGACGATCTTCCGTTCATCGAGGCCGCAGGGCTTGGGGTCGCAATGGGCAACGCGCCATTTGAAGTGAAACGGGCGGCCGATTGGGTAACCCGCTCGGAAAATGAACATGGAGTGGCGTATATGGTGAAGGAACATTTCAGAAGGCAGCATCCAATTCCTTTTTTGCAAAAAATGAACATCCTGAAGAAATAA
- a CDS encoding DUF2179 domain-containing protein: protein MSSIILTIIGINILYVSLFTLRVMIVIKGYRVLASILSMGEVFIYLMGLTIVLDNLDEPINIAAYCFGWGLGVYIGSKIEAYLALGYVVVEVIVDSLDTTLPVKIREQGYGVTSWLADGKDGKRLVMKILARRNREPKLRKFITSIYPKAFMISYEPTQFNGGFLLKRLG, encoded by the coding sequence TTGTCATCTATTATTCTGACTATCATCGGCATTAATATTTTGTATGTTTCGTTGTTTACGCTCCGGGTCATGATTGTTATTAAAGGCTACAGGGTGCTGGCGTCGATCCTGTCGATGGGCGAAGTTTTCATTTACTTGATGGGCCTGACGATTGTCCTTGATAATCTTGATGAGCCCATCAACATTGCCGCTTACTGTTTCGGCTGGGGGCTTGGCGTTTATATAGGCAGCAAAATTGAAGCATATCTAGCATTAGGTTATGTGGTCGTGGAAGTTATTGTTGATTCCCTTGATACTACTTTACCTGTAAAAATCAGGGAACAAGGCTACGGGGTGACTTCATGGCTGGCTGACGGAAAGGATGGCAAAAGGCTTGTGATGAAGATTCTAGCAAGGCGGAACCGTGAGCCGAAACTGCGAAAATTCATTACATCCATCTACCCGAAAGCGTTCATGATCTCTTATGAACCTACACAATTTAACGGAGGCTTCCTCCTGAAGAGGCTTGGTTGA
- a CDS encoding M24 family metallopeptidase, which yields MNIENRLVEFRRFMAEKGARLSLIWEPDNQFYLSGFRAISYSRPIVTAIGEEMAEMVVPGLEELHASDKAQVDKLHVYHEQLSLRDKEVSYLGHLSRLHKKYPAGSRVGVELASLPANVYIYLKEFGFELIDIGEKITAMRAIKDASEINLLKIAGKLSDFAIEVSLKHARVGVSELEFDSYGDKFLLEIASKEYPEELIGYEDWTCSGARRSVMPHLYSSTRKFVSGDVVIHSRQVWFNGYRAENERTFFVGKPSEQQKDLLKLAIEAQRVGMELIRPGITAKEVDIATYRVFEKAGYGEYVNHRVGHGLGLSEHEEPYLRFDNDLILQEGMVYTIEPGIYVPGLGGYRHSDTVILTEGGSFSITQYPREIEHLLFD from the coding sequence GTGAACATTGAAAATAGGCTTGTTGAATTCAGAAGATTCATGGCGGAAAAGGGAGCCAGGCTCAGCCTGATCTGGGAGCCTGATAATCAATTTTACTTGAGCGGCTTCAGGGCAATCAGTTATTCACGCCCAATTGTCACAGCAATCGGCGAAGAGATGGCTGAAATGGTTGTTCCCGGATTGGAGGAGCTTCATGCGTCTGACAAGGCGCAGGTGGATAAACTTCATGTTTACCATGAACAGCTGTCCTTAAGGGACAAGGAAGTTTCCTATCTTGGCCACCTGAGCCGGCTTCATAAGAAATATCCGGCCGGGTCGAGGGTTGGAGTGGAACTCGCCAGCTTGCCAGCGAATGTCTATATTTATTTGAAAGAATTCGGCTTCGAACTGATAGATATTGGCGAAAAGATTACCGCCATGCGCGCAATCAAGGATGCGTCGGAAATCAACCTTTTGAAAATTGCCGGAAAACTTTCGGATTTTGCTATTGAGGTATCCCTCAAACATGCTAGAGTAGGAGTCAGTGAGCTTGAGTTCGATTCATACGGGGATAAATTTTTGCTTGAAATCGCCTCGAAGGAATATCCTGAAGAACTGATTGGGTATGAAGACTGGACCTGTTCTGGCGCCAGGCGCAGTGTCATGCCGCATCTTTATTCGAGTACGAGAAAATTCGTGAGCGGTGATGTGGTCATCCACAGCCGCCAGGTTTGGTTCAATGGCTACAGGGCCGAAAACGAAAGGACGTTTTTTGTCGGAAAGCCAAGTGAACAACAGAAGGATTTGCTGAAACTGGCGATTGAAGCGCAGCGGGTTGGCATGGAATTGATCAGACCGGGTATAACAGCCAAAGAGGTCGATATTGCCACTTACCGTGTTTTTGAAAAAGCGGGTTATGGGGAATATGTCAATCACCGCGTTGGCCACGGGCTTGGATTATCGGAGCATGAGGAGCCATATCTTCGCTTTGATAACGACCTAATTTTGCAAGAGGGCATGGTCTACACTATTGAACCGGGAATTTACGTGCCGGGACTCGGAGGATACAGGCATTCCGACACGGTCATCCTTACTGAAGGCGGCAGCTTTTCCATTACTCAATACCCACGGGAGATCGAACATTTGCTTTTTGATTAA
- a CDS encoding CocE/NonD family hydrolase, whose amino-acid sequence MVFNVRDSNLTIKTEFPRKVREIEHIWIPMSDGTRLSARIWLPEDAEQNPVPAVLEYLPYRKNDFTALRDSIRHPYFAGHGYASIRVDMRGAGDSDGILYDEYLPQEQEDALEILSWIAAQPWSTGSVGMIGKSWGGFNGLQVAARRHPALKAVITLCSTDDRYADDVHYMGGCMLASDMLWWASTMLVYNGRPADPNVVGDGWRESWLERLEKTPPFAEEWVRHQRRDAYWKHGSVCEDYSDITIPVFAVGGWADGYTNAILRLLEGLPGPSKGLIGPWAHEYPEVAVPGPAIGFLQECLRWWDQWLKGIDTGIMDEPMLRAWMQESVPPQVDYDERPGRWVAEKSWPSPAIDPASLWLEGSGLTNEVPEGREEVTVSSVQQHGLYAGVWCPFGQPGDLASDQRLEDGLSVTFTSEPLAEQMEILGFPEVEVELSSDRPNALIAARLCDVSPDGASTLVSWGMLNLTHRDSHEHPVPLVPGKKYTVKVKLNAIGHVLPAGHRWRVALSPTYWPHAWPSPEPVTLKVYPGKTTRLLLPVRPPQEIDAQLPAFGAPETAAVAEREILRAESRMRNVHHDLINGVWVLEDFSDEGARRLPSNGLEYGSTNRNVYTIKENDPLSAEVRCEWTLDVGRGDWQTSLRSISLMTCDADNFYVLNELTAFESGEQVFTKTWKTEIPRDHM is encoded by the coding sequence ATGGTTTTTAATGTGAGGGATTCCAACTTAACAATTAAGACAGAGTTTCCGAGGAAAGTCCGGGAAATAGAGCATATCTGGATTCCAATGTCCGATGGCACAAGGCTATCAGCAAGAATCTGGCTGCCGGAGGATGCAGAGCAGAATCCTGTTCCCGCGGTCCTCGAATATCTTCCTTATCGGAAAAATGATTTTACGGCACTGAGGGATTCGATCCGCCATCCTTATTTTGCCGGACACGGTTATGCAAGTATCCGGGTTGATATGCGCGGCGCGGGAGATTCCGATGGCATTCTCTATGATGAATATTTGCCCCAGGAGCAGGAAGATGCACTGGAGATATTAAGCTGGATCGCCGCGCAGCCATGGTCGACCGGATCTGTAGGGATGATTGGGAAGTCATGGGGTGGTTTTAACGGACTGCAGGTTGCGGCGAGAAGGCATCCCGCTTTAAAAGCGGTCATCACCCTCTGTTCCACGGATGACCGGTATGCGGATGATGTCCATTATATGGGTGGCTGCATGCTCGCATCCGATATGCTTTGGTGGGCTTCGACGATGCTGGTCTATAACGGGCGGCCCGCAGACCCGAACGTAGTCGGGGATGGATGGCGCGAGTCCTGGCTTGAGCGGCTCGAGAAAACACCGCCATTCGCAGAGGAATGGGTGAGGCACCAGCGCCGTGACGCTTATTGGAAACATGGTTCTGTCTGTGAAGATTATTCCGATATTACTATCCCGGTTTTTGCAGTCGGAGGCTGGGCTGACGGGTATACAAATGCGATTCTCAGGCTGCTTGAAGGTTTGCCTGGCCCAAGTAAGGGATTGATTGGCCCGTGGGCGCATGAATATCCTGAAGTGGCTGTACCGGGCCCGGCGATTGGCTTCCTGCAGGAATGCCTCCGCTGGTGGGACCAATGGCTTAAGGGCATTGACACGGGGATTATGGATGAACCGATGCTTCGGGCGTGGATGCAGGAGAGTGTGCCGCCGCAGGTTGATTACGATGAACGGCCTGGACGCTGGGTGGCAGAGAAGTCGTGGCCTTCGCCAGCGATTGACCCGGCTTCACTCTGGCTTGAAGGGAGCGGGCTGACAAACGAAGTTCCCGAGGGCAGGGAGGAAGTGACAGTTTCCAGTGTCCAGCAGCATGGCCTTTATGCGGGAGTTTGGTGTCCGTTCGGCCAGCCAGGCGATCTTGCTTCCGACCAACGTCTTGAAGATGGGCTATCCGTGACGTTCACATCCGAACCTTTGGCAGAACAAATGGAGATTCTTGGGTTTCCTGAAGTCGAGGTTGAGCTTTCATCCGACCGGCCTAACGCGCTGATTGCAGCAAGGCTCTGTGATGTGTCTCCTGATGGTGCCTCCACTCTGGTCAGCTGGGGCATGCTCAATCTGACCCATCGCGACAGCCATGAACACCCCGTCCCGCTCGTTCCGGGAAAAAAGTATACGGTAAAGGTGAAGCTTAACGCAATTGGTCACGTCCTGCCTGCGGGACACCGATGGCGGGTGGCGCTATCGCCGACGTACTGGCCGCATGCCTGGCCATCACCCGAACCTGTAACCTTGAAGGTCTATCCTGGCAAAACTACGAGGTTGCTGCTTCCTGTCCGCCCGCCCCAGGAAATCGACGCACAGCTTCCGGCATTTGGTGCACCTGAAACCGCTGCGGTTGCTGAAAGGGAAATTTTAAGGGCTGAAAGCAGGATGAGGAATGTCCATCATGATTTAATTAACGGGGTTTGGGTTCTGGAAGATTTTTCAGATGAGGGAGCCCGCCGTCTGCCATCGAACGGACTCGAATATGGCAGCACAAACCGGAATGTGTACACGATTAAGGAAAATGACCCGCTATCCGCGGAAGTGCGCTGCGAGTGGACATTGGATGTCGGCCGCGGTGACTGGCAGACAAGCCTGAGGAGTATAAGCCTGATGACTTGCGACGCAGATAATTTTTATGTCTTAAATGAACTTACCGCATTTGAAAGCGGGGAGCAGGTATTTACGAAAACCTGGAAAACGGAAATTCCTCGTGACCATATGTAG
- a CDS encoding BCCT family transporter — protein sequence MGKVKIDPVVFWSSLIVIVAATLLLVVNRETAEPVLNNLMTGITFKLDWAFQFLTAGLFVMLLWLIFGRYGRVKLGEGKPEFSNFSWGAMLFCAGMGTSIMFWSIMEPIYYYTGPPFGIKPESPEAAEWSVAYGMFHWGISAWSLYALPTVTIAYSFFVKKNTSLKISTACRGVLGKHADGWLGKIIDILVIWSLVGGLGTSLGLGVPMISAVIGEILGMKQSLGLSIIIIAIWTVIYCSSAYLGLYKGIRKLSDINVYLALALALFVLITGPTIFILSYFTNSFGLMLQNIVHMSFYTDPISKGGFPQSWTVFYWAWFAATAPFMGLFVARISKGRTIRELISSVLLWGTVGSWLYFAVFGGYAMHLQLNDIIPITDILEAKGGPATIVEVLKTLPLSKVVLIFFVVLGFIFLATSLDSATYILSAIATKELVGKQEPARWHRLLWGAVLAVMAVALLMIGGLTVIQTSSVIVSVPVLVIYLLLAVSLIKWLKSDFGDNTAKREILLEEHQGLAEKGTESA from the coding sequence ATGGGGAAGGTAAAAATCGATCCGGTTGTTTTTTGGTCATCATTAATTGTTATTGTAGCTGCTACCTTACTGCTGGTAGTAAATCGGGAAACTGCGGAACCCGTACTGAACAATTTAATGACAGGAATTACATTTAAACTAGACTGGGCGTTTCAATTTTTAACTGCGGGTTTGTTTGTTATGCTGCTATGGCTGATTTTCGGCCGATACGGACGCGTAAAGCTTGGTGAAGGGAAGCCGGAATTCTCCAATTTCAGCTGGGGAGCCATGCTGTTTTGCGCGGGAATGGGGACAAGCATTATGTTTTGGTCCATTATGGAGCCAATCTATTATTATACCGGCCCGCCGTTCGGCATTAAACCCGAGAGTCCAGAAGCTGCCGAGTGGTCTGTTGCTTACGGCATGTTCCACTGGGGGATTTCCGCCTGGTCGCTGTATGCCCTGCCTACAGTAACGATCGCCTATTCATTTTTTGTCAAAAAGAACACTTCGCTGAAAATCAGTACAGCATGCCGGGGAGTACTTGGCAAACATGCTGATGGCTGGCTTGGCAAAATCATTGATATCCTTGTCATCTGGAGCCTTGTTGGGGGACTTGGCACATCGCTTGGACTTGGAGTTCCAATGATATCCGCGGTAATTGGCGAAATTCTCGGGATGAAACAGTCACTTGGATTAAGCATCATCATTATTGCGATCTGGACAGTCATCTATTGCTCGAGTGCCTATCTGGGACTTTATAAAGGGATCCGGAAGCTGAGTGACATCAACGTCTATCTTGCCCTCGCCCTCGCACTTTTCGTTCTTATTACCGGGCCAACAATCTTTATCTTATCCTACTTTACAAACAGCTTCGGTTTAATGCTGCAAAATATTGTCCACATGAGTTTTTATACAGATCCGATTTCGAAGGGTGGTTTCCCGCAATCGTGGACGGTCTTTTATTGGGCCTGGTTCGCGGCGACAGCCCCATTCATGGGATTATTTGTCGCCCGCATTTCAAAAGGGCGCACGATCAGGGAGCTAATCAGCTCAGTCCTCCTGTGGGGAACAGTCGGAAGCTGGCTGTATTTCGCTGTGTTTGGCGGATATGCGATGCACCTTCAATTGAATGATATTATTCCGATTACGGACATTCTTGAAGCCAAAGGCGGCCCGGCAACAATTGTTGAGGTTCTTAAAACACTGCCGCTCAGCAAAGTCGTCCTCATCTTTTTCGTTGTCCTCGGGTTTATTTTCCTGGCAACTTCATTGGATTCGGCGACCTATATTCTTTCAGCCATCGCCACAAAGGAATTAGTCGGAAAGCAGGAACCTGCCCGCTGGCACCGCCTATTATGGGGAGCTGTTTTGGCGGTAATGGCTGTTGCCCTCCTGATGATTGGCGGTTTAACGGTGATTCAGACATCATCTGTCATCGTCTCTGTTCCGGTTCTGGTTATTTACCTGCTTCTTGCGGTTTCACTAATAAAATGGTTGAAATCGGATTTCGGAGACAATACCGCCAAAAGGGAAATCCTTTTAGAGGAGCACCAAGGCTTAGCGGAAAAAGGAACCGAGTCGGCATGA
- a CDS encoding TetR/AcrR family transcriptional regulator has product MDKKKIQMGRMWRYFVDATSEIIEEEGIDKITIRKVADRAGYNSATLYNYFSEVSHLIFFASMKFLKPYTDEVSRILEGSGNPLEKYLQAWDCFCRYSFKTPEIFHAVFIMDLGDQPEKLLEHYYELYPNELIKIPEELKPILFERNVTKRGRSFLEIALKEGYISEENIDAINELTILIWQGMLTNILNNRRDYQPDEAARITMDYITQIVTNEKTFHFQKLDIGS; this is encoded by the coding sequence TTGGATAAAAAAAAGATCCAAATGGGCCGTATGTGGCGCTACTTTGTGGATGCCACATCCGAAATTATCGAGGAAGAAGGAATTGATAAAATTACCATCAGAAAGGTTGCCGACAGAGCGGGGTACAATAGTGCTACTCTCTATAACTACTTTTCTGAGGTTTCTCATCTAATCTTCTTTGCGTCTATGAAATTCCTTAAACCGTATACTGACGAAGTCTCCAGAATATTGGAAGGCAGCGGAAATCCACTAGAGAAATACCTTCAGGCATGGGATTGCTTTTGCCGGTATTCCTTTAAGACCCCTGAGATTTTCCATGCTGTCTTTATCATGGATTTAGGGGACCAGCCCGAAAAACTGCTTGAGCATTATTACGAGCTCTATCCGAATGAGCTGATTAAAATACCGGAGGAATTAAAGCCGATCTTATTTGAGCGGAACGTGACGAAACGGGGAAGGTCTTTCCTGGAGATTGCCTTGAAGGAAGGGTATATCAGTGAGGAGAATATTGATGCGATCAACGAATTGACCATCCTCATCTGGCAGGGAATGCTGACGAATATCCTCAATAACCGCAGGGATTATCAGCCTGATGAAGCTGCTAGAATAACAATGGATTACATTACGCAAATCGTTACGAATGAAAAAACTTTCCACTTTCAAAAGTTAGATATTGGTTCATAA
- a CDS encoding YlbF family regulator, producing MAVNLYDAAYELEKAIRQSNEYNNLKRVYDEVNADESARRMFENFRQIQMNLQQKQMMGQEIGEDEVVQAQKSAALVQQHPAISRLMEAEQRMGMVIGELNQLIMKPLEELYGVPKQ from the coding sequence TTGGCAGTTAATTTGTATGATGCCGCATATGAGCTTGAAAAGGCGATTCGCCAGAGCAACGAGTATAATAACCTGAAGCGTGTTTACGACGAGGTGAACGCGGACGAATCGGCGCGGAGGATGTTTGAAAACTTCCGCCAAATCCAAATGAACCTCCAGCAAAAACAGATGATGGGACAGGAAATTGGCGAAGACGAGGTTGTCCAGGCTCAGAAATCAGCAGCACTCGTCCAGCAGCATCCCGCAATCTCAAGACTGATGGAAGCGGAACAAAGGATGGGCATGGTCATTGGTGAACTCAATCAGCTGATTATGAAACCCCTTGAGGAGCTATACGGTGTTCCAAAGCAATAA
- a CDS encoding DUF445 domain-containing protein: MNTAITILFMTIIGAIIGGFTNHLAIKMLFRPYKTLYIGKWRVPFTPGLIPKRRDELAHQMGRMVVEHLVTPESIRGKFMQPEFQQDMTELVKKELRTFLESDITINSLLDKAGIANGAERIEKRIGHFVEGVYEKAMGQYRGRPIGEVVPPALLEGADKKIPEISSYILSKGADYFSSYEGKARIQILFDEFFKDKGMLGNMLQMVLGNVSLADRIQPEIIKFFKSDGAHGLITSILRKEWAKLLERDAAELENMAGREKIVNSLKEYAINLADAEKLLTTPASELLASYKETILDRMAPNLVVMLGDWLTSRIEMMMEKLRLQELVRDQVATFSLERLEDMVLGITRSELKMITYLGALLGGLIGIFQGIFAIFFS, from the coding sequence ATGAATACAGCAATCACAATCTTGTTTATGACTATAATTGGCGCCATAATCGGGGGATTCACAAATCACCTGGCGATTAAAATGCTTTTCAGGCCGTACAAGACTCTTTATATCGGCAAATGGCGGGTTCCGTTCACTCCTGGTTTAATTCCGAAAAGAAGGGATGAACTTGCGCACCAGATGGGCAGGATGGTTGTTGAACATCTTGTGACCCCGGAAAGCATCAGGGGCAAGTTTATGCAGCCCGAATTCCAGCAAGATATGACCGAGCTCGTCAAAAAGGAGCTGCGGACGTTTCTTGAATCAGACATTACAATCAACAGCCTTCTCGATAAAGCAGGGATCGCGAATGGGGCGGAGCGAATTGAAAAAAGGATTGGCCACTTCGTTGAAGGCGTTTATGAAAAGGCGATGGGGCAATATAGAGGGCGGCCGATTGGCGAAGTCGTCCCTCCAGCTCTCCTCGAGGGAGCGGATAAAAAAATCCCGGAAATCAGTTCGTACATCCTCAGTAAGGGAGCAGATTATTTCTCGAGCTATGAAGGCAAGGCGAGGATACAGATTTTGTTTGACGAATTTTTCAAGGACAAAGGAATGCTTGGGAATATGCTTCAAATGGTGCTTGGGAATGTTAGCCTGGCAGACAGGATCCAGCCGGAAATCATTAAATTCTTTAAAAGTGACGGCGCGCACGGGTTAATTACCAGCATATTAAGGAAAGAATGGGCCAAGCTTCTTGAAAGGGACGCGGCGGAATTGGAGAACATGGCCGGAAGGGAAAAAATCGTCAATTCTCTTAAGGAATATGCGATCAATCTGGCTGATGCCGAAAAGCTTCTTACGACCCCTGCGTCAGAATTGCTTGCCTCGTATAAAGAGACAATTCTTGACCGGATGGCACCTAATCTAGTCGTCATGCTTGGGGATTGGCTGACGTCTAGGATCGAAATGATGATGGAAAAACTACGTCTCCAGGAACTGGTCCGTGATCAGGTTGCGACATTTTCATTGGAGCGCCTTGAGGATATGGTGCTCGGCATTACGAGGAGCGAACTGAAAATGATTACTTACCTTGGCGCTCTGCTGGGCGGCTTGATTGGGATATTCCAAGGCATATTTGCGATCTTCTTTTCATAA
- a CDS encoding YheC/YheD family endospore coat-associated protein has product MSVYPIETLDHDKPIFYYPRGFSPGTSIKKIAFGSGLIEAVLLPNPENEETAAISKLVADALHFPEYMDKAGLFCDGDTLFLGPLIGLFTSNLIDSSEKPAGDRSHFYSKLLSTCTEAGAAGYLFTANGIDWEKNLVKGYFFAEGKWKTRTAPLPNVIYDRLPTRKSENRPEAKLAKEKLANDYMIPSFNPGFFNKLDIMNRLSGVSEAQKYMPETMLFTSVNETRRLLDKFGSIYLKPANGTLGMGIRHVIAEFPGSTCYCRYRDNKGQNKLLKFTNLKTLISTMFNESKLKKILVQQRILLLKVNGRPVDFRVHTNKDGKGNWQVSAIAGKMAGNGSITTHVRSGGDIHTLKELFNEKKAKEVERKLSTAALELSNLLEGKMDGTIGELGFDFGLDRDGIVWLFEVNSKPGRSIFHHKGLRTYEALTRKLTIDYCIHLAEKAVLVPGEVYK; this is encoded by the coding sequence GTGAGCGTATACCCGATTGAAACGCTGGATCATGACAAGCCTATCTTTTATTATCCCCGCGGATTCTCCCCCGGTACCTCTATCAAAAAAATCGCCTTTGGCTCAGGGCTGATAGAGGCTGTTCTCCTGCCGAATCCGGAAAATGAAGAAACCGCCGCCATCAGCAAATTAGTGGCAGATGCGCTTCATTTTCCCGAGTACATGGATAAAGCAGGGCTTTTTTGTGATGGGGACACGTTGTTTCTTGGACCGTTAATTGGCCTGTTTACATCGAATTTAATTGACTCTTCCGAAAAGCCCGCCGGGGATAGGTCACATTTTTACTCAAAACTTCTTAGCACCTGTACGGAGGCCGGCGCGGCAGGCTACCTTTTTACCGCCAATGGGATCGACTGGGAGAAAAACCTCGTAAAAGGATATTTTTTTGCAGAAGGAAAATGGAAAACACGGACCGCCCCTTTACCAAATGTCATTTATGACCGGCTCCCAACACGAAAAAGTGAAAACAGGCCAGAAGCAAAGCTTGCAAAAGAGAAGCTCGCAAATGATTATATGATCCCCTCGTTCAACCCCGGTTTTTTCAATAAACTCGATATTATGAACCGGCTCAGTGGCGTGTCCGAGGCACAAAAATATATGCCGGAAACGATGTTATTTACATCTGTCAATGAAACAAGAAGGCTCCTTGATAAATTCGGCTCCATTTATTTAAAGCCGGCAAACGGAACTCTCGGGATGGGCATCCGCCATGTCATCGCAGAATTTCCCGGCTCCACCTGTTACTGCCGCTATCGTGATAATAAGGGGCAGAACAAGCTGTTAAAGTTCACAAATCTAAAAACACTCATCTCCACAATGTTTAACGAATCAAAACTGAAAAAGATTCTTGTCCAGCAGCGAATTCTCCTTTTAAAAGTCAATGGGCGGCCCGTTGATTTCAGAGTCCATACGAATAAAGACGGCAAGGGCAATTGGCAGGTATCAGCCATCGCCGGCAAGATGGCGGGGAATGGCAGTATCACCACCCATGTTAGGAGCGGTGGGGACATCCACACTTTGAAGGAGCTCTTCAACGAAAAGAAAGCGAAGGAAGTGGAACGGAAATTGTCAACGGCGGCCCTGGAGCTCAGCAATCTTCTTGAGGGAAAAATGGATGGAACCATCGGAGAATTGGGTTTCGACTTCGGCCTTGACCGTGACGGCATCGTCTGGCTTTTTGAAGTGAACTCAAAACCCGGCCGATCGATTTTCCACCACAAAGGCCTCCGGACATATGAAGCGCTGACTAGGAAGCTGACAATCGACTACTGCATCCATCTCGCAGAGAAAGCGGTTTTGGTTCCCGGTGAGGTGTATAAGTGA
- a CDS encoding ABC transporter ATP-binding protein encodes MKGLKKSYGAKEVLKGIDLDVTCGQIIGYIGPNGAGKSTTIKLLLGLEEGYEGEIEIFGQKLQPGDYEYKRKIGYVPEIAELYDNLTAIEYLTFIGELYGMEASKAEAKAKRLMRAFGLDNVFYSRISSFSKGMKQKVMIISSLLHNPDLLFLDEPLSGLDANSVMIFKEILSQLAASGKTIFYSSHIMDVVEKISSRIILINGGKIVADGSFEQLQKQNVEGSLEQIFNQLTGFDEFGDLAGEFVSIVREV; translated from the coding sequence TTGAAAGGCCTGAAGAAAAGTTACGGAGCAAAGGAGGTCCTGAAAGGGATCGACCTCGATGTTACCTGCGGGCAGATCATCGGGTATATCGGGCCGAACGGAGCAGGGAAAAGCACAACGATCAAGCTTCTTCTTGGGCTTGAGGAAGGCTATGAAGGCGAAATTGAAATTTTTGGGCAAAAGCTGCAGCCCGGAGATTATGAATATAAAAGAAAAATAGGTTATGTTCCTGAAATCGCCGAGTTATATGACAATCTCACCGCGATTGAATATTTGACCTTTATTGGCGAGCTGTACGGAATGGAAGCATCAAAAGCGGAAGCCAAGGCGAAACGGCTAATGCGGGCTTTTGGGCTTGACAATGTGTTTTACAGCAGGATTTCTTCCTTCTCAAAAGGGATGAAGCAAAAGGTGATGATCATCTCCAGTTTGCTCCACAATCCCGACCTTCTTTTTCTCGATGAACCTTTAAGCGGCCTTGATGCCAACTCGGTGATGATTTTCAAGGAGATCCTTTCCCAACTGGCGGCCAGCGGCAAGACAATTTTTTACTCCTCGCACATTATGGATGTTGTAGAAAAAATAAGCAGCCGGATCATCCTCATCAATGGAGGCAAAATTGTCGCGGATGGCAGCTTCGAGCAATTGCAGAAACAGAATGTTGAGGGGTCGCTTGAACAGATTTTCAATCAGTTGACCGGGTTTGATGAGTTTGGGGATTTAGCCGGCGAATTTGTATCGATTGTCCGGGAGGTGTAA